From a region of the Stenotrophomonas sp. BIO128-Bstrain genome:
- a CDS encoding sugar ABC transporter substrate-binding protein, translating to MSLLLLLVGSLLLSACRKEPEGVTVRFWAMGREAEVVTGLIREFEAENPGIHVDVQNIPWTAAHEKLLTAFAADGLPDVCQLGNTWIPEFAELNTLTPLQPYVAQSKVVDPADYFQGIWDTNVIHDELVGVPWYVDTRLLYYRKDMLAKAGYDHPPRTWEEWNAMMAAIKKMQGANRYAVLMPINEFEQQLSFALQQPDPLLRDDDTRGNFSSPGFRRTLGFYENMFAQGWAPRMSETQISNVWDEFFRGFNVFYVSGPWNIREFKKLQPKALEGQWGTAALPGPDGPGAGIAGGTSLVIFRSSQQKEASWKLIEFLSRPAIQERFHSIIGDLPPRRSTWDYPSLANDPLAQPFRDQLERVKPTPKVLEWERIVQEMRIITEQVVRGGMDQDVAVKELDKRVDKVLAKRRWMHEQHRRDASGVSDKQHSSAVATEAAP from the coding sequence TTGAGTCTGTTGCTGCTGCTGGTCGGCAGCCTGTTGTTGAGTGCCTGCCGGAAAGAACCGGAAGGCGTGACCGTGCGTTTCTGGGCGATGGGCCGCGAGGCCGAAGTCGTCACCGGCCTGATCCGTGAGTTCGAGGCGGAAAACCCGGGTATCCATGTGGATGTGCAGAACATCCCGTGGACGGCCGCGCATGAAAAGCTGTTGACCGCGTTCGCGGCCGACGGCCTGCCGGATGTGTGCCAGTTGGGCAATACCTGGATTCCCGAATTCGCCGAGCTCAATACCCTGACCCCGCTGCAGCCCTACGTTGCGCAGTCCAAGGTCGTGGACCCGGCCGATTACTTCCAGGGCATCTGGGATACCAACGTCATCCATGACGAACTGGTCGGCGTGCCGTGGTACGTCGATACCCGCCTGCTGTATTACCGCAAGGACATGCTCGCCAAGGCCGGTTATGACCATCCGCCGCGCACCTGGGAGGAGTGGAACGCGATGATGGCGGCGATCAAGAAGATGCAGGGCGCGAACCGCTATGCCGTGTTGATGCCGATCAACGAGTTCGAGCAGCAGCTGTCCTTCGCCCTGCAGCAGCCGGACCCGCTGCTGCGCGATGATGATACCCGCGGCAACTTCAGCAGCCCCGGCTTCCGCAGGACGCTGGGCTTCTACGAGAACATGTTCGCGCAGGGCTGGGCCCCGCGCATGTCCGAGACGCAGATCTCCAACGTCTGGGATGAATTCTTCCGTGGCTTCAACGTGTTCTACGTGTCCGGCCCCTGGAACATCCGCGAGTTCAAGAAGCTGCAGCCCAAGGCGCTGGAAGGGCAGTGGGGCACCGCTGCGCTGCCGGGCCCGGACGGCCCCGGCGCCGGCATCGCCGGTGGAACCAGCCTGGTGATCTTCCGCTCCTCGCAGCAGAAGGAAGCGTCGTGGAAGCTGATCGAGTTCCTGTCGCGCCCGGCGATCCAGGAACGCTTCCATTCGATCATCGGTGACCTGCCGCCCCGGCGCAGCACCTGGGATTACCCCTCGCTGGCCAACGACCCGTTGGCGCAGCCCTTCCGCGACCAGCTCGAGCGGGTCAAGCCCACGCCGAAGGTGCTGGAGTGGGAGCGCATCGTGCAGGAAATGCGGATCATCACCGAACAGGTGGTGCGTGGTGGCATGGATCAGGACGTGGCAGTGAAAGAACTGGACAAACGCGTGGACAAGGTCCTCGCCAAACGCCGTTGGATGCATGAGCAGCACCGGCGCGACGCCTCCGGGGTGAGCGACAAGCAGCACTCCAGCGCGGTCGCCACGGAGGCGGCGCCATGA
- a CDS encoding sugar ABC transporter permease, translating into MKQRSLAGWMFAGPAILVIAVFFGLPVFSALALSITDFDLYALADGENLRFVGLGNYIDLLQTPMFWKSLWNTTYFVIVGVPMSIAVSLGAAILLNAPAARFKALFRTALFAPVVTTLVAVAVIWRYLFHTSYGLVNYGLGHLGISPIDWLGDPNWAMPTIMLFAVWKNFGYNMVIFLAGLQAIPHDLYEAARIDGASRWKQFLHITLPMLGPVLLVVGVITVSGYFQLFAEPYVMTRGDPLQSTVSVLYFMFEEGFKWWNLGRASAVAFLLFLIILGVTSIMLRFGRKRQLV; encoded by the coding sequence ATGAAGCAGCGTTCGCTTGCCGGCTGGATGTTCGCCGGCCCGGCCATCCTGGTCATCGCGGTGTTCTTCGGCCTGCCGGTGTTCTCGGCACTGGCCCTGAGCATCACCGATTTCGATCTGTACGCGCTGGCCGACGGCGAGAACCTGCGCTTCGTCGGCCTGGGCAACTACATCGACCTGCTGCAGACCCCGATGTTCTGGAAGTCGCTGTGGAACACCACCTACTTCGTGATCGTCGGTGTGCCGATGTCGATCGCGGTGTCGCTGGGCGCGGCGATCCTGCTCAACGCCCCGGCCGCGCGCTTCAAGGCGCTGTTCCGCACCGCACTGTTCGCCCCGGTGGTGACCACCCTGGTGGCGGTGGCGGTGATCTGGCGCTACCTGTTCCACACCAGCTACGGCCTGGTGAACTACGGCCTGGGCCACCTGGGCATCAGCCCGATCGACTGGCTGGGCGACCCGAACTGGGCGATGCCGACCATCATGCTGTTCGCGGTGTGGAAGAACTTCGGCTACAACATGGTGATCTTCCTGGCCGGCCTGCAGGCGATCCCGCATGACCTGTACGAGGCGGCCCGGATCGACGGCGCCTCGCGCTGGAAGCAGTTCCTGCACATCACCCTGCCGATGCTCGGCCCGGTGCTGCTGGTGGTCGGCGTGATCACCGTGTCCGGCTATTTCCAGCTGTTCGCCGAGCCCTACGTGATGACCCGTGGCGACCCACTGCAGAGCACCGTCAGCGTGCTGTACTTCATGTTTGAAGAAGGCTTCAAGTGGTGGAACCTGGGCCGCGCCTCCGCGGTGGCGTTCCTGCTGTTCCTGATCATCCTGGGCGTGACCAGCATCATGCTGCGTTTCGGCCGCAAGAGGCAGTTGGTATGA
- a CDS encoding carbohydrate ABC transporter permease, giving the protein MSREIGQSRWHAWWVNGGLLVLAALSLAPLLWMLSVSFMPTGEAAHFPPPLLPSSLTTANYHELFARTGMANNFVNSLMVSLAITFGSLLLNTMAGYAFAKLRFAGRERIFQLLLAALVIPAQVAMLPLFLLMKQLGLVNNFGGVIVPALATVFGIFLVRQYARSIPDELLEAARIDGAGELRIFFQIVLPMLKPVLVTLSIFTFMAAWNDFMWPLIVLTDQEHYTLPVALATLSREHIMDVEMMMAGAVVTVVPVLLLFLALQRYYIQGLLLGSVKG; this is encoded by the coding sequence ATGAGTCGTGAAATCGGTCAATCGCGCTGGCACGCCTGGTGGGTCAATGGTGGCCTGCTGGTGCTGGCCGCGCTGAGCCTGGCGCCGCTGTTGTGGATGCTGTCGGTGTCGTTCATGCCGACCGGCGAGGCGGCGCATTTCCCGCCGCCGCTGCTGCCCTCGTCGCTGACGACCGCGAACTACCATGAGTTGTTCGCCCGTACCGGCATGGCCAACAACTTCGTCAACAGCCTGATGGTGTCGCTGGCGATCACCTTCGGCTCGCTGCTGCTCAACACCATGGCCGGCTATGCCTTCGCCAAGCTGCGCTTCGCCGGCCGCGAGCGCATCTTCCAGCTGCTGCTGGCCGCGCTGGTGATCCCGGCGCAGGTGGCGATGCTGCCGCTGTTCCTGCTGATGAAGCAGCTGGGCCTGGTCAACAACTTCGGTGGCGTGATCGTGCCGGCGCTGGCGACCGTGTTCGGCATCTTCCTGGTCCGCCAGTACGCCCGTTCGATCCCGGACGAGCTGCTCGAAGCGGCCCGGATCGACGGGGCAGGGGAGCTGCGGATCTTCTTCCAGATCGTGCTGCCGATGCTCAAGCCGGTGCTGGTGACGCTGTCGATCTTCACCTTCATGGCCGCGTGGAACGATTTCATGTGGCCCTTGATCGTGTTGACCGACCAGGAGCACTACACTCTCCCGGTGGCCCTGGCCACGCTCTCGCGCGAGCACATCATGGACGTTGAGATGATGATGGCCGGCGCGGTGGTCACGGTGGTTCCGGTGCTGCTGCTGTTCCTGGCATTGCAGCGTTATTACATCCAAGGTCTGTTGCTGGGGAGTGTCAAAGGGTGA
- a CDS encoding discoidin domain-containing protein, translating to MKHAVVAVGLGLVWSLAASAAPPATPVLPAPKVLDSFDDMTPWKLVVSDQVSGSLRSVAGNGGGRALCLDYDFHNVSGYVGIRRELGIQYPENYQFGFQLRGDSPANDLQFKLIDASGDNVWWVNRPGYAFPKAWAPVQYRKRQIDKAWGPETDPTLKRSAAIEFTIYSKVGGKGTVCFDRLTLQGLPAADTSSLSPSVIADTATALQNRIVDGKPDTVWISGGVAEQTITLDLHKVREFGGAVIEWLPGLEATRYEVRSSADGRSWDTRREVTAGGGGRDWLALPDTEARYLRFDLKGGPSWRYGIRDITLKPLEFADTPNDFVRSVGADLPRGSVPRGFTGEQPYWTLLGLDGGREQALIGEDGALEVAKSSFSVEPFVLVDNKLLSWADVKTSQSLQDDYLPIANVGWTHDKAGLQVTGFVQGTPDNAQLVGRYTLRNPDKVAHEYTLALAVRPWQVNPPTQFLNTVGGVSRIDNLSVDPTHVDVNGKPRLYPAQAPDAAFATAFDSKLDVVHLASGKLPGTTEVKDGTGLASGALLYRWKLEPGQSREVAIVLPQTGNWTMPKAFDAAKAQQQVASMWRTKLDQVTLQVPAAGKPLADTLRTALAHMLISRIGPSIQPGTRSYSRSWIRDGAMISEGLLRMGRSDAVRQYVNWYAPYQFDNGKVPCCVDSRGSDPVPENDSHGELIFNIAEYWRYTGDTTFLEVMWPHVQGAYQYMEQLRLSERTEENRARNPAFYGMMPVSISHEGYSAKPMHSYWDNFWALRGYKDAAIIASTLGKAEAMQISESRDQFRDDLQASLLAATAQHSIDYLPGSAELGDFDATSTTIALAPAGEQGRLPQPYLNNTFERYWSEFEARRDGKREWKDYTPYEWRNVAAFVRLGWRDRAWQATEFFFKDRAPQPWNQWAEVVSRTPRKPFFLGDLPHAWVASDFVRSALDMFAYSRDIDDSLVLAAGVPSRWLEGKGVGVQGLRTPNGQLNYALVRNDKQLTLTVSAGLIPPAGGVVLPWPYSGEPGATTINGEPAQWVGGELRVMQVPAKVEIEIPASVRRAERKAP from the coding sequence GTGAAGCATGCCGTCGTCGCGGTGGGTCTGGGTCTGGTCTGGTCACTGGCGGCCTCGGCCGCACCGCCGGCGACGCCGGTGCTGCCCGCACCCAAGGTGCTGGACAGCTTCGACGACATGACGCCCTGGAAGCTGGTCGTCTCCGACCAGGTCAGCGGCTCGCTGCGCAGCGTCGCCGGCAACGGCGGCGGGCGCGCGCTCTGCCTGGACTACGACTTCCACAACGTGTCCGGCTACGTCGGCATCCGCCGCGAGCTGGGCATCCAGTACCCGGAGAACTACCAGTTCGGCTTCCAGCTGCGCGGTGACTCCCCGGCCAACGATCTGCAGTTCAAGCTGATCGACGCCAGCGGCGACAACGTCTGGTGGGTCAACCGGCCCGGCTATGCCTTCCCCAAGGCCTGGGCACCGGTGCAGTACCGCAAGCGCCAGATCGACAAGGCCTGGGGGCCGGAAACGGACCCGACGCTCAAGCGCAGCGCCGCGATCGAGTTCACCATCTACAGCAAGGTCGGCGGCAAGGGCACGGTCTGTTTCGACCGGCTCACGCTGCAGGGACTGCCGGCGGCCGATACCTCTTCGCTGAGCCCATCGGTGATCGCCGATACCGCCACCGCGCTGCAGAACCGCATCGTCGATGGCAAACCGGACACGGTCTGGATCAGCGGCGGCGTGGCCGAGCAGACCATCACCCTGGACCTGCACAAGGTGCGTGAGTTCGGCGGGGCGGTGATCGAGTGGCTGCCCGGGCTGGAGGCCACGCGATATGAAGTGCGCTCCTCGGCCGACGGGCGCAGCTGGGACACGCGCCGCGAGGTGACCGCCGGCGGCGGTGGCCGCGACTGGCTGGCGCTGCCGGATACCGAGGCGCGCTATCTGCGCTTCGACCTCAAGGGCGGCCCGAGCTGGCGCTACGGCATCCGTGACATCACGCTCAAGCCGCTCGAGTTCGCCGACACCCCGAATGATTTCGTCCGCTCGGTGGGCGCCGACCTGCCGCGCGGTTCGGTGCCGCGTGGCTTCACCGGTGAACAACCGTACTGGACGCTGCTGGGCCTGGATGGCGGTCGCGAACAGGCCCTGATCGGCGAAGACGGTGCGCTGGAAGTGGCCAAGTCCAGCTTCAGCGTGGAGCCGTTCGTGCTGGTGGACAACAAGCTGCTGAGCTGGGCCGACGTCAAGACGAGCCAGTCGCTGCAGGATGATTACCTGCCGATCGCCAATGTCGGCTGGACCCACGACAAGGCCGGCCTGCAGGTCACCGGCTTCGTGCAGGGCACGCCGGACAATGCGCAGCTGGTCGGGCGTTACACCCTGCGCAACCCGGACAAGGTCGCCCACGAGTACACCCTGGCCCTGGCGGTGCGCCCGTGGCAGGTCAACCCGCCGACCCAGTTCCTCAACACCGTTGGCGGTGTGAGCCGGATCGACAACCTGTCGGTCGACCCGACCCATGTGGACGTCAACGGCAAGCCGCGCCTGTATCCGGCGCAGGCGCCGGATGCGGCCTTCGCCACCGCCTTCGACAGCAAGCTGGACGTGGTCCACCTGGCCAGCGGCAAGCTGCCGGGCACCACCGAAGTGAAGGACGGCACCGGCCTGGCCTCCGGCGCGCTGCTGTACCGCTGGAAACTGGAGCCCGGCCAGAGCCGGGAGGTCGCCATCGTGCTGCCGCAGACCGGCAACTGGACGATGCCCAAGGCCTTTGATGCCGCCAAGGCGCAACAGCAGGTCGCCTCGATGTGGCGGACCAAGCTGGACCAGGTGACGCTGCAGGTGCCGGCCGCCGGCAAGCCGCTGGCCGATACCCTGCGCACCGCGCTGGCGCACATGCTGATCTCGCGGATCGGGCCGAGCATCCAGCCGGGCACGCGCTCGTACTCGCGCAGCTGGATACGCGACGGCGCGATGATTTCCGAGGGCCTGCTGCGCATGGGCCGTAGTGATGCGGTGCGCCAGTACGTGAACTGGTACGCGCCGTACCAGTTCGACAACGGCAAGGTGCCGTGCTGCGTGGACTCGCGCGGCAGCGATCCGGTGCCGGAGAACGACAGCCACGGCGAGCTGATCTTCAACATCGCCGAATACTGGCGCTACACCGGCGACACCACCTTCCTGGAAGTGATGTGGCCGCACGTGCAGGGCGCCTACCAGTACATGGAGCAGCTGCGCCTGAGCGAGCGCACCGAGGAAAACCGCGCCCGCAACCCAGCCTTCTACGGAATGATGCCGGTCTCGATCAGCCACGAGGGCTATTCGGCCAAGCCGATGCATTCCTACTGGGACAACTTCTGGGCGCTGCGTGGCTACAAGGATGCCGCGATCATCGCCAGCACCCTGGGCAAGGCCGAGGCAATGCAGATCAGCGAGTCGCGCGATCAGTTCCGTGACGACCTGCAGGCCTCGTTGCTGGCAGCGACCGCGCAGCACAGCATCGACTACCTGCCCGGTTCGGCCGAGCTGGGCGATTTCGACGCGACCTCGACCACCATCGCACTGGCCCCTGCCGGTGAGCAGGGGCGCCTGCCGCAGCCGTACTTGAACAACACCTTCGAGCGCTACTGGAGCGAGTTCGAAGCGCGTCGTGATGGCAAGCGCGAGTGGAAGGACTACACCCCGTACGAGTGGCGCAACGTGGCTGCGTTCGTGCGCCTGGGCTGGCGCGACCGCGCCTGGCAGGCGACCGAGTTTTTCTTCAAAGACCGCGCGCCGCAGCCCTGGAACCAGTGGGCCGAAGTGGTCTCGCGCACGCCGCGCAAGCCGTTCTTCCTGGGCGACCTGCCACACGCCTGGGTGGCCTCGGACTTCGTGCGCTCCGCGCTGGACATGTTCGCCTACAGCCGCGACATCGACGACAGCCTGGTGCTGGCCGCCGGGGTGCCGTCGCGTTGGCTGGAAGGCAAGGGGGTCGGCGTGCAGGGCCTGCGTACGCCGAACGGTCAGCTCAACTACGCACTGGTCCGCAATGACAAACAGCTCACCCTGACCGTGTCGGCCGGCCTGATTCCGCCCGCCGGTGGCGTGGTGTTGCCATGGCCGTACAGCGGCGAGCCGGGCGCCACCACCATCAACGGTGAACCAGCGCAATGGGTGGGCGGCGAGCTGCGGGTGATGCAGGTGCCGGCCAAAGTCGAGATCGAAATTCCGGCATCGGTACGCCGGGCGGAACGCAAGGCACCGTAA
- a CDS encoding endonuclease/exonuclease/phosphatase family protein, translated as MAQANGTGATQEMTMVTFNLHHDRENWPARRQVILRELQTLQPDAIALQEVIQKPHVRNQAAWLARKLGYEYQFVSTDPPGRFKRYGNALLTRRPVLTRNDHLLAPINDYRTVAHLRIDVDGRPVNVYATHLNERSDEVGSRIRGEQVADLLTFIAQTAGDAPVVVAGDFNALVDAGDLSELRNHYGDSYGSVHVNNELAQVSTLNRHYYDAPSRIDHIFFQQDRLLAREAKLLFDQPYADGRWASDHYGVWTRLQFAPGTGNAGATTP; from the coding sequence ATGGCGCAGGCCAACGGGACAGGGGCCACGCAGGAGATGACCATGGTCACCTTCAACCTGCACCACGACCGCGAAAACTGGCCGGCCCGCCGCCAGGTGATCCTGCGTGAGCTGCAGACCCTGCAGCCCGATGCGATCGCGTTGCAGGAGGTGATCCAGAAGCCCCATGTGCGCAACCAGGCCGCGTGGCTGGCGCGCAAGCTGGGCTATGAGTACCAGTTCGTTTCCACCGATCCGCCGGGGCGGTTCAAGCGCTATGGCAATGCACTGCTGACCCGGCGCCCGGTGCTGACGCGCAACGACCACCTCTTGGCACCGATCAACGACTACCGCACCGTGGCGCATCTGCGCATCGATGTGGACGGTCGGCCGGTCAACGTCTATGCCACGCACTTGAACGAGCGCTCGGACGAGGTGGGCAGCCGCATCCGCGGCGAGCAGGTGGCCGATCTGCTGACGTTCATCGCGCAGACCGCAGGTGATGCGCCGGTGGTCGTGGCCGGGGACTTCAACGCGCTGGTGGATGCAGGTGACCTGAGCGAGCTGCGCAATCACTACGGCGACAGCTACGGCAGCGTGCACGTCAACAACGAGCTGGCCCAGGTCAGCACGCTCAACCGGCATTACTACGATGCGCCATCGCGCATCGACCATATCTTCTTCCAGCAGGATCGCCTGCTTGCCCGCGAAGCGAAGCTCCTGTTCGATCAGCCGTACGCTGATGGCCGCTGGGCCTCGGATCACTACGGCGTGTGGACCCGGCTGCAGTTCGCGCCGGGTACCGGCAACGCCGGCGCGACGACGCCCTGA
- a CDS encoding Rne/Rng family ribonuclease gives MKRMLINATQAEELRVAIVDGQTLYDIDIEQPSKEQKKSNIYKGRITRLEPSLEAAFVEYGGERHGFLPLKEISRDYFQAGVDHNKAGIRELLREGQEVVVQVDKEERGNKGAALTTFISLAGRYMVLMPNSPSAGGVSRRIEGEDRAALKDALDKLNIPDDMGVIIRTAGVGRDAEELQWDLDYLLQVWKSIAEAALTKPASFLIYQESRLIVRALRDYLRADVGEILVDTEELYETAQEFMQQVMPQTLRKLKHYKDDIPLFNRFQIESQIEGAYERNVRLPSGGSIVVDQTEALTAIDVNSSRATKGSDIEDTAFQTNLEAAEEVARQLRLRDLGGLVVIDFIDMASNKHQREVENRLQNALKYDRARVQLGRISRFGLMEMSRQRLRPSLGESSQIVCPRCDGHGRMRSVESLSLSIIRVAEEHAMKENTGQVLVQAPVEIANYLLNEKRSALREIEQRHDAPIVIVADEQLHTPHYEVTRLRENELGEESGKPSYQRGTPRKLPVHALTKAQLNIPVAPVVTQVKHSQPAPVREAPEPVAAPAPVAAPVAAPAATGVVGWLKRIFGGEPAPAAAPQPSSRPGQDGNRNGRNKDRNGKDRNGRRDERGERGGNGNAQAQGRGKDRGERGERGPKGERRDERRQDTAAPANGNAAQVQAPSQGKPRNEQQPAKPRNEARNDQQQPKLKQKQGQNGQAKPQQNDGDKPAVSEKPARQPQADAPKPTTAAPVAADAAVIAAAAVVATDTAASAAHAQDATKAVVAEDAQAAVSEATEQGDAPANAEDGTGEGASRRRRGRRGGRRRRRGNGEQAAGSDGLNGDENGLDDEGDDQDGDQDGDTAAPAERQVANHGQPQPEFEFDDESGNAPAATPAPVQAPRPAPAAAVAAAAPVAVVSSPVVTAGHTEPTPAPVAAPVAEKAPTPVVEKAAAPAAEPVAEKAPASYNDPVPFVESPKPTPAAAQPAAPVEAPRVVEPVAAPAAPAPVAAPVAPAPVAAPAAPAPVAAPVAPAPVVAPAAPAPVAAPAAPAPVAAPSAPVVETAPEEVKEPTAAPVQTSMLDAVDATQAPAQPAAPQARTESAPAGPVVHNGQLFGATASEAPATTNAAEQAAQAEAREDIPTDAPQADEGDKADQEKKDTL, from the coding sequence ATGAAGCGAATGCTGATCAATGCCACGCAGGCTGAAGAGCTGCGGGTAGCCATCGTGGATGGCCAGACGCTGTACGACATCGACATCGAACAGCCGTCCAAGGAACAGAAGAAGTCGAACATCTACAAAGGCCGCATCACGCGCCTTGAGCCTTCACTGGAAGCGGCCTTCGTCGAGTACGGCGGTGAGCGCCATGGCTTCCTGCCGCTGAAGGAAATCTCCCGCGATTACTTCCAGGCTGGCGTCGACCACAACAAGGCCGGCATCCGCGAGCTGCTGCGTGAAGGCCAGGAAGTCGTGGTCCAAGTGGACAAGGAAGAGCGCGGCAACAAGGGCGCTGCCCTGACCACGTTCATCTCGCTGGCTGGCCGCTACATGGTCCTGATGCCGAACTCGCCGAGCGCCGGTGGCGTCTCGCGTCGCATCGAGGGCGAAGACCGTGCCGCGCTGAAAGACGCGCTGGACAAGCTGAACATCCCCGACGACATGGGCGTGATCATCCGCACCGCCGGCGTCGGCCGCGATGCCGAAGAGCTGCAGTGGGATCTGGATTACCTGCTGCAGGTGTGGAAGTCGATCGCCGAAGCGGCGCTGACCAAGCCGGCCTCGTTCCTGATCTACCAGGAATCGCGCCTGATCGTGCGCGCCCTGCGTGACTACCTGCGCGCCGATGTCGGCGAGATCCTGGTGGACACCGAGGAGCTGTACGAGACCGCCCAGGAGTTCATGCAGCAGGTGATGCCGCAGACCCTGCGCAAGCTCAAGCATTACAAGGACGACATCCCGCTGTTCAACCGCTTCCAGATCGAATCGCAGATCGAAGGCGCGTATGAACGCAACGTCCGCCTGCCGTCCGGCGGCTCGATCGTGGTCGACCAGACCGAAGCGCTGACCGCCATCGACGTGAACTCCTCGCGCGCCACCAAGGGCAGCGACATCGAGGACACCGCCTTCCAGACCAACCTGGAAGCGGCTGAAGAAGTGGCCCGCCAGCTGCGCCTGCGCGACCTGGGCGGCCTGGTGGTCATCGATTTCATCGACATGGCCTCCAACAAGCACCAGCGCGAAGTCGAGAACCGCCTGCAGAACGCGCTCAAGTACGACCGTGCGCGCGTGCAGCTGGGCCGCATTTCGCGCTTCGGCCTGATGGAAATGAGCCGCCAGCGCCTGCGCCCGAGCCTGGGCGAATCCAGCCAGATCGTCTGCCCGCGTTGCGATGGCCATGGCCGCATGCGCAGCGTCGAGTCGCTGTCGCTGTCCATCATCCGCGTGGCTGAAGAGCATGCGATGAAGGAGAACACCGGGCAGGTGCTGGTCCAGGCCCCGGTCGAGATCGCCAACTACCTGCTCAACGAAAAGCGCAGCGCGCTGCGTGAGATCGAACAGCGCCATGACGCGCCGATCGTGATCGTGGCCGATGAGCAGCTGCACACCCCGCATTACGAAGTGACCCGCCTGCGCGAGAACGAGCTGGGCGAAGAGAGCGGCAAGCCGAGCTACCAGCGCGGCACCCCGCGCAAGCTGCCCGTGCATGCACTGACCAAGGCCCAGCTGAACATCCCGGTCGCCCCGGTGGTGACCCAGGTCAAGCACAGCCAGCCGGCCCCGGTGCGTGAAGCCCCGGAACCGGTGGCCGCACCGGCCCCGGTCGCCGCCCCTGTTGCCGCCCCGGCCGCCACCGGCGTGGTGGGTTGGCTCAAGCGCATCTTCGGTGGCGAACCGGCCCCGGCCGCCGCACCGCAGCCGAGCAGCCGCCCGGGCCAGGACGGCAACCGCAACGGTCGCAACAAGGACCGCAACGGCAAGGACCGCAACGGCCGCCGCGATGAGCGTGGCGAGCGCGGCGGTAACGGCAATGCGCAGGCGCAGGGCCGTGGCAAGGACCGTGGTGAGCGTGGCGAGCGCGGCCCGAAGGGCGAGCGTCGTGACGAGCGCCGCCAGGACACCGCCGCACCGGCCAATGGCAACGCAGCACAGGTGCAGGCGCCCAGCCAGGGCAAGCCGCGCAACGAGCAGCAGCCGGCCAAGCCGCGCAATGAAGCGCGCAATGACCAGCAGCAGCCGAAGCTGAAGCAGAAGCAGGGCCAGAACGGCCAGGCCAAGCCCCAGCAGAATGACGGCGACAAGCCGGCCGTGAGCGAAAAGCCCGCGCGCCAGCCGCAGGCCGATGCACCCAAGCCGACCACCGCTGCCCCGGTCGCCGCCGATGCCGCGGTGATCGCCGCCGCTGCCGTGGTCGCCACCGATACTGCTGCATCGGCTGCCCACGCGCAGGACGCGACCAAGGCCGTTGTGGCCGAGGATGCGCAGGCTGCAGTGAGCGAGGCCACCGAACAGGGTGACGCCCCGGCCAACGCCGAAGACGGTACCGGCGAAGGCGCTTCGCGTCGTCGTCGTGGTCGTCGCGGTGGCCGTCGTCGTCGTCGTGGCAACGGTGAGCAGGCCGCCGGCAGCGATGGCCTCAATGGTGACGAGAACGGTCTGGATGACGAGGGCGACGATCAGGATGGCGATCAGGACGGCGACACCGCCGCCCCGGCCGAGCGCCAGGTCGCCAACCATGGTCAGCCGCAGCCGGAGTTCGAGTTCGACGACGAATCCGGCAACGCGCCGGCCGCCACCCCTGCCCCGGTCCAGGCCCCGCGCCCGGCTCCGGCAGCCGCTGTCGCCGCTGCCGCTCCGGTGGCGGTGGTCAGCAGCCCGGTCGTGACGGCGGGCCACACCGAGCCGACTCCGGCGCCGGTGGCAGCACCGGTCGCCGAAAAGGCACCGACCCCGGTCGTTGAAAAGGCCGCTGCCCCGGCAGCCGAACCGGTCGCCGAGAAGGCCCCGGCCTCCTACAACGACCCGGTGCCGTTCGTGGAAAGCCCGAAGCCGACCCCGGCCGCTGCGCAGCCGGCTGCACCGGTGGAAGCACCGCGTGTGGTTGAACCGGTGGCTGCTCCGGCGGCTCCGGCTCCGGTGGCTGCTCCGGTGGCTCCGGCTCCGGTGGCTGCTCCGGCAGCTCCGGCCCCGGTCGCTGCTCCGGTGGCTCCGGCCCCGGTGGTTGCTCCGGCGGCTCCGGCTCCGGTGGCTGCTCCGGCAGCTCCGGCTCCGGTCGCTGCTCCGTCGGCCCCGGTCGTCGAGACCGCCCCGGAAGAAGTGAAGGAGCCGACCGCCGCGCCGGTGCAGACCAGCATGCTGGATGCCGTCGATGCGACCCAGGCCCCGGCACAGCCGGCAGCCCCGCAGGCCCGCACCGAATCGGCCCCGGCCGGCCCGGTCGTGCATAACGGCCAGCTGTTCGGTGCGACCGCCAGCGAAGCCCCGGCCACCACCAATGCCGCCGAACAGGCCGCCCAGGCCGAGGCCCGCGAGGACATCCCCACCGATGCCCCGCAGGCCGATGAAGGCGACAAGGCTGACCAGGAAAAGAAAGACACGCTCTGA